AATTGTTTGATTTTTCCACTTGAAAATTTTGTTGATAGGCAGTTAGATCCATAGTTTTAAAAACTCATCAAGTCGACTAAATCGAGTTAACTCAACTAAGCAAGTTTTTGAGCTGACTCGATGGGAGGCTTGGCTTGTATAAAACTCAGATTTTGAATTAGTCTTGACTCAGCTAACTTCCCGAGCAGCTCGATACTCAGACAGGGTTGCTTGACTCTACTAAGTCTTATACTCTGACCATAGTCCATTTTCAGTACTATCTTTTTTCACATTATCACCCAAGCAAGTCTTGGAGTATGCCTTTTAGTATATGAAGTGTGTAATTATAACAACACAAATGAAATGTGGAGGGTTGGGACTCCTATTCATCATTCACACCAACACTATATTGTCCAAAATTCTCTGGTCCATCTCTGTAACCCTGTCATTCTCAATTCCCGTTGTGCATTAAGAGGGTTTTGCTGGTCATCCGATCCTAGAACTCAACACAACATACAAACAGTAGTTGATATCATAGTCAGAAATGCGGTGTTTGGGAACTATTCAGCGAGGTTAAGAAATTTGGAATTTGGAAAAATCTGGTAAATTTGGAAAAATTTAGAAGATATGTgacatatttattaaaaataaatattcatataatataatataatgcaatatattatatactatatacaATATACTATAAATATATTCCATTTCATTcataaatgatatttaatatatactattatacaatatattatataaaattcttTATACATAAtactaattaatataatatacataATTGATTCAAACTTAGATAAAGGGGATTTTTGAAAGAGGAAAAAGTGATGAGAGGAGATTGTGGTTTGTGAACCACCCAAGCTTGGGGATGATTACTAGAAGAACAGAAAGAGGGAAAATAAAGAATTAAGAGTAAAGAGAGTGAGAGAATGTTAGAAAAGGTTAGAGCATAGCCTAGCTTTTAATGCTCCCTTTTTGTTTGAATTTAATGCATCCTTTCCAGAAAAGGtagcttttctaattttaagTCAAAGGCTCCCCATTCTCAAGCCTAATTTTTTTGTGACAGCTGCCTGCTTCAGCACCTCAAAGCATGAGCTGGGgttgtgttgcggccaatcccctcatcgcctgatcgtcgggaacgagcgcctgcaaaagaaagtccgcactgaccggaggtggcttcggcggggaccctccgacggtcaagtcagagaggagactaggcaacagtgaaaagaaaacaaggagctcaacgagagagggtgagagagagagggagagcttgagagtttcgaagggacctctagcattgttgccttccccgatatatatagtggagcatggtatggcgccgtcattaatggcgcggacaattgaagaattgttaactcactgaggactgtcagagtcgccgtaagggtgtcaaatcgccgtggggctgtcaaatcgctagggttgacccatgccttagatgggataatgcccctaggcggcagtgctgcatgccgttgtcaggactgacagtttccGACAGTCGTATGGCatttggaggagtcgaccgaccataggtcggcggccagTTGAGGGGCGTCGGGCGAAAATTtggggcccctccgacagtcagtcgggcacgttgcaggagtcgggcatcggactccatagtgcagccggtcgggagagaggaaaaggtccgtccgaccgacgtatcctcggtcggtcggtAACGACAGCCGTCAGTCGATCGGTAACGACAACCATCGGTCGGTAACGGCAGAGTCGGGCGTTGGTCATGTAGGCCTGACGATGAGTCGgcgtgagtggggtcggtcggtattccccaacagttgcccccttccactcctgagtcggatggtgcgctGGCCAATGTCTTTGTTTGGGCGGCAtcgtcgggcgaaaggagtggatcctCACCGTACCAAGTCCCGACCATACCGTGGGCTGATATGACGCCAGGCGCCTCATGAATGCcgggcgattcgctggcgtcagacgtcCTTTATCAAATATTCCGTCGGTGTCCcatcggtgtcagatgtcctgtcggtgtcagatgtctcgTCCCATCGAcgtcagacgtctcgtcccatcagGAAGGGAAACCGTCGTTCCCGTCGCCCCctcggggatacgaaacgtcatGGCCTCTTCGTCACGTGGCAGGTGGCCATTGGGACGGGTTtgttggagcggatggaggtgacgtggctcgatctgaggatgggtgcgtcgaaccgtcgggccgacagACGGCCCGAATGACGCCACGTGGCGCGATCTGGGAATCCCTCGTTGGTCGTGctccatctcgaccgtcggggggtactatatatacatGGTCGCCTGCATCCAGGTTTTTACCCCCCCCCATTTTgccgtcgagactctgcccgcgtagTCCCCTGTTTCAGGTACTCATCTCCGTTTTCCTTCTCCTTAGgagttctctctctttcttttgagGGCCTCCATCGTCTTCATCGTCTTCTTCCTCGCCTCCTCACAGTacattttcttctcctctttgctCTGTTTATCTTCTGTGCGGGttcatggctagaacatctccaagaggaggtcggtcgggAGATCCGACCGACGatcctcggtcgaccccggaggtggaggcctcttcactttcggggccgaacgtcgatcggctccgggagcaatattgcatctcggagcaatttcggctgttcgccccggtgccaatggtcgggtcaacagcccgcctgagggccaggtggctttttacgtcgaggacctccgggccggtcttCACTTTCCGatcccggagttcgtccgaaacgtacttgactattacgggctatgcccgacgcaactcgcgccgaactcggttcggctaatagtcagttttgctctgctgtgtcggcttttgccgactgacCCTCGGATTTTCCTCTTCCGAgccttcttcgtcctccgaccccaccctaaagcccgagggtggtggtactttaatCCTCGAAAGGGGCTTTCTTTTATCAttggtcttccgtcgtccattcatggatggaagaaccagttcttttttgtATCTTCTTCTATTCCCTAGGGGTTCCCTGCCCGTTGGGGGACCCCGAACccaaccgaacgagaacagtcgggtgaaaGCTGAGGaccgggaagacttccaccggctgaaagacatttcggtgccgaagcagagggagctcgtcaccgagcaggccctgtacgacgccggtctcagcccggtccctcgcttaggtcggtTTTCCGTCTTCCTTGCCCTTCTTTTCTCCTTTCCTCTATGGTGCTGACCATCTGTCGTCGTTTGCAGATATGCCACCGCGGTCgagactgacggcagccgacgtacggCAGTACGCCGTACGGAAGAGGCCGGCACAAGGGGTCGGGCCGTTGCGGCCTCCCAAAGGCCCCAAGTAGCCCGCCGAGCGAGCCGActgggtcggaggcggagcccgtcatcgcactgtcggcgccgacagtgctcgtcgaagtcccgtccgagggaccgtcggggaGGGCGCAGCCTCGCCCTAGAGAAGGGTGGCCGAGGAATCGGTCGATGGCGCGCCGGCTGCTTAGCCGGCggaggaggatcgggaggaggcaCGCGAGCTCGAGCAACCCGCGCCTGCTGCTGCCGCGCCTTCGGGGGatactcggtcgggctcaagcttgccgtccttctccgacgtcagggcctggatgtccggccgagggaaggccccgatggcgtccggcgacgaaggaaggtcggccggtggtgggggGTCGACTGACTTCCCACttcccgaaggtgcgtcgggcttggccaaccatgacttggccaggaggctgtgctagGCGCTCCTCCCAACCGACGTCGAGGTGATGAAGAAttagcgtgtctccgacatgctgtcttcattctacccgatgatgatccgggtgagtCTCTCTCTTCTTCGTTTTCATTATTGTTTCTGTGAGTTCGGTCTTTGACGGTCGGtttgttttgtgcagctggtttgcaacatatccgagctagaggccggatatcggaaaTTCGGTGATTTGCGCGCggcttggagagacaaggtcgcggcCGCTGAAGCCGACAGGGTCattctggtcgaccagctgcagcagtcgatcgaccgggagggccgactcgaaggggaggtctcccgactcacggaggaggtctcccgactcacgggCGCCTTGGCGACTTCGGAGTCAGAGCTGCAGTCGACCCGGGACGACGCCAAGAAGAAGTCTCGGACCGTCCGTCGGCTTCGGCACGAgagggacagcttcgccaaggagctgaaggccgaacacgagcagctccgagtaagcctcgggaacctcgctaaggccgaagaaggttgtccatcgcccaggccgacgcagacatcgcgaagGCGGAAGCTGAGTCAgcgaaggaggccatgggtcgggctgTAGAAGACTTTCGCGACTCGNNNNNNNNNNNNNNNNNNNNNNNNNNNNNNNNNNNNNNNNNNNNNNNNNNNNNNNNNNNNNNNNNNNNNNNNNNNNNNNNNNNNNNNNNNNNNNNNNNNNTCCAATtcagtttttttaaattttttaaaaaattgtcgATTCTGCtttattctcatttttttttttttgcaatgcctATTTTATCATTGCAGCGTTTTGTTATCCACAATACGTTGTCAAAATCAATTGAAAGCTACTACCAGGAATCAGGGAGAGCAGGAAGAGATAATCTTCCAGCAGCATGCATTGCTCTGTACCAGAAAAAAGATTTCAGTCGAGTTGTGTGCATGTTACGGAGTGGACAAGGTTTTAAGAGCGAAAGCTTTAAGAAAGCGATGGATCAAGCAAAGAAAATGCAAGAATATTGTGAACTGAAGGTATCCTAACTTCTCAGTTTTTCATTATTTGACACAATCATGTGTTTTCATTCTACTGTAGGTTCATACAGAAGTATAAATTTGTAATTCCTTTTTCATTTTTCGTTTTGATTTTGTAAACATCTTGCACATGTTTCGAGATCATTCCTATTTGGTTTTCCTAACGGAAGAATCTCTGCAAGACACGATTTTACCTGGTGctgcatttttttttccttttttctccaTATTCTTGTTTGTCATGATTTTTTCGGAGTTCGAGTCCAGAATCTAATACATTCAAAGGATTCTTATTCCTCAAATCTGTTTTTTATTCTGTATCAATTGGATTGCCTCAATTTGGTCCTCTGATCAGCTCTGTCTCTTGGAGAGGAATATGGGCTCTATATCAAACTTTGCCATCTTCCTCTTCATTTAAACTATTTCCAAGTGTAGATATGAGTTGCTCCTTGGTTAAATGAGCTTAAAAGACGGCAAATTAAGTTGGTCTGATAGATGCCAACTAGTCTTCCAGGTTTCTGGCAAGCTCTTCTCTTGCCTAAGTGGATGGCCAATGAATCATTTCAGTCTGTGGGATATTGACATTAGGTTAATAAAGAATTCTGAAATATCCATTAATATTTCCAATTTAGTCTTATCAGCCCAGAATTGTGCTTGCCCAACCTCATTTTGGTGGAAAAATGCTGGATGGCGATTATGTGTATTTGTATGGTGATGATGATGTATGTTATTGATTGGTCTGACATATTCAAGTAATGCCACTGTCAGCATTTTGTATTGGCATAGTTCTTTTGACTCTTGAACATTGTTCATGCAGACACATCTGTACGATGAAGATTTTTACATTCATGCGCACATGATATATTGTTGGTTAAGAGTCACTGCTACATATGTGCTGCTGATTAGACTAATTGAATCTATGCCATTCTGTGTTTTTTGTGGGTCCACCTTCAGAcgttaaaaaaaaattgtttgatgTTGAGAAATTAGCTGCTTATGCTTTTGCTCATGCCATGCCACTGAGTTCAAATATTGTTTACTGTCTGAAAGATTATCCATGAATATTGTGTTTGCATATATCATTCAGTACATGCTAGATTTATCGTGAATCTTTTACATTATGAATTTTGTCCATGTTTCAGACTGAATGTCGAAGGCAAACACTTCTAGAGCATTTTGGAGAGCCTTTCAACAGGCATGGGCTGCATGTCTGGTCTCAGTCCCTGTGATAACTGCTTAAAGATGTCTGGATGAATCTATCTACTTTGATGATTTGTATGCATTCATCTTGAAAAATTCCAATCGATTTCTCATGATCCTTCCTCTACAATTTTACCAACACCCCACACCCCAAAAAggcaaataaatgaataaataaactGGATATATTTTCCCTGGAGATGAGAGATTGCACTGTTTTAACTTGAAGCTGTGGCTGTACATTTCCAGAGATTGTTTGTGAAGCTGGTATAGAACAGGTGGTGGTCAGGGACCTGGGGCTTTGAAACCTTGGCATCAGAACTCACATATCAGGTTTTTTCactttttgaaattaattttatatattcagcGTATCATCTTAGACTTAGTGGACAGTCATAGTGATTGTTTTCTTTTCCGGTTATATTTAAATAAACAAGCTCACTGCTATCAATTTGCTCTTGATTTTATTGATTCAACTTCGTGGTTGCTTCCTGTCAGATGCCAAAATTGAGTCCTACCGCATGGTAATGTGATTGAGACACCTGCGGTTGCTTCTACATTGAGCTTAGTGCGCCCTGATTCTAGAGATATTTGGCTGTGCATCTTGATATCATCTCCGCTTTCACATCCTCTGTTGCCAATTGTTTGGTTGAAATAAAGAGCCTAGAATTTATGAATCCAGAGCTTCTGGAATTTGTGAATCCAGCATTCACTTCAAAACCTAAAAAATATGTATGTTAATTGTAAAAAATATGCATTCACTCCAATCGTGGATTGTTCGTTCTATGTCCAATTCCTTTGCCCCACGCCGCCCCCCCTCCCCCCAACAAGATCGTCCACTTCTCAGCCGTACCAGATGGTTGCAAGTTTAGCATATCCTTGCGTAGTTAAGGTATTACAAAGACATGcaggaaaaaaataagaaggggaAAAAGGGTGGGGAGAATTATCATCTTAGCCTGGCCACTAACCTTTGTGTTCCTTTTCGTGCATGGGTCTTCTATACATTCTTTGTTAAATAAGAAGAATATAATAATTACTAACTCAGAACAGTAAttaaataagtataaataaaatagTAAATAATGTAAAATGTGATAAGTTTGATCGAGATATTACAGTTCAGTGCTGTTCTAAGAATGTATTGTCTTCTAAGATTTTCTGACCGGATACATTCTCAAAGTACAATCTTCATCGGCTTGTTCGAATCTTCAATAAGTATGAATTTTAGGGATGTTAATTTCAAGATTTTGTTATGCAAACAGTACCCAAGAAAAAGAGATGAAAAAACTGTATAGCAGGGAAGGGTCATTAGATTCAGAAAGACAAGAGAATGAACTTTGAACCAATACTTTCAATTCTTTAAATTGTTAATCATTTGAAGAGTTTTAAATGTTCGTTAAGGCATCTCTCTTATGAAAGGAACGGCGGCCTAGCTTCGCTTGGCATGTGCACATGTTGTTTATTTAGCCCATTTCGTGCAAGCCCAACTAGAAGCAATGGGCATGGAAATTAATATAAAGACTAGTATCCTCTTGCTTCTTTCCAATGTGGGACTATTCATTTTGAGAAGATTTATACCTTTCCATAATAGCTTTTTCTCCACAATAAAATAAGAtgaaatcaaatcataaaaatttagaaaatatttttatttgaaagtaTACATAACCTAGATTAATGTGATTCTCTCATTAtccattaatttattttattaacttTATTTAAAAATCATTAAAATGGCTAACATTCCTttcattaatttttctttttaaaaaattacatcTATGAAAAtagcacaaaaaaaataaaatattttttttcttaaacaaGATAAATTTACCCATTGCAACCCCAACACCCCGTTGAAGCTAGAAGCCACAATTTGTAGGCCTCTAGCCCACCCATCATACTTAGCACGTTTATTCTAGCATGGATAACTTGCAGAATCAGAAAggatatcaaatcaaataaaaccaagttcccaaatggataaggaaagaaagaacttGCCACCCACAAAACGGATGCACCCTGCTCGATAGTCTAATCATCTTGATCACTGCAGGAGTCCAAGCGTTGGAGTCTCATCTGCTCATAGAACCTTGCAATGAACTCATCGGCTCTCATGTCAATCGAATGCGAGTTCCTGCTTTCACTGGTGGCATCCTCCTCGTCGTCGTCACCGTCCTTGCTCTTGTCAAGTGCTTGGAGGTCCTCTGCGGAGGCATAGCGGCTCATACCATCATCTGAGCAGCCCGGTGATGGTGGTGGAAGAGGTGTGTCATGGAACAATTCACGCTCGACCAGCTGCGGATGTGGCAACAAAGATGGGCAGTCTTCGAGCTGTTGGAGGTGGAGGGGGCGCATGCCACAAAGGAAGCTCCTCCAGATGCTGTGAGTTTCCGCTGGATAATCAGGAGCATTGGCATTGACGTGAGCCTTCTTGTCCGGTTGGTGGTTGCGGCGGACCGTGAAGAGAGCGGCTCGGAAGAGGCTCAAGCCGCTGCGCTTCTTGGATGGTGGTACATGAGGAGGATGGACGGaattggtggtggtggtggtgatggtAATAGTCACGCTGCCATCATTCTCTTCTTTCTCCATAGAAGGAGAATTtatggagaaagaagagagatgagCCTCCTAGGCCTTAGAGGCCTTCTCCTTAATTGTGAGGCCTGACTTACAAATGTGGGAGGAGAGAGTTTATATATGGTTAGCGTGGTGTGGAGTAacggcatgcatgcatgcatgggtGGTCTAAAAGCACGTCATTATGGTTGGAAGGGgagctgtgaagaatattttaGGGCAAAAGGTTTCTAATGATGAAGATACCCTTGGGATAGTTTGGTCTCCTTGATGGTTTGTGGTTAACTGAGGAACATGGATATGGGTACATGTGGGAATTGGAGGTTTGCAGGGTCTCCCCGATGGGCGGGGGAGTTTGGTAGTAACTGGCGGAGCAGGTGGTCGAGGCATTTGGTGGAGGAGAAGCTGTAGTCGGAAAACGCAATTCTTGCAAGCAAGACATGTATTGAATGGTcctccgcctctctctctctctctctctctcgattgaggtGGCAAAAATTGACCCAGCCAGAAAAATCCAACCCAACCAGACCCTGTCTAGATTACTAGTTAGGGTTGATGCAGGTCATTTTTCCACCTGGGGTCAAACTTTTGTCCCGATCTCAGGTCAAGGGTAGAGATCTTTTTAGATTAAGATGGCTTATATTGAGTCACGACTTTTGTAAGGATTTTTTGAACGATCTGTTTTTCTTATATTAGTTGTTTAATTGGAAATCAGTCACTATAAATTGCAACGAATCAAGTTAATCATATTGAGGCAATGTAAATTAGATTAGAGCAGAGGCAAAATGGGTTAAATTGGATTTTGGATTTCGACTTATAGGGTCAGCATGGGTCAAGAGGTATTAATCCGATATTGAGTCGAGTCGGGTGTATGCCCAGATTTTCTATGTTGTTGTCTTAACTTGACCCAACCTAGACCTGATCTCACGCAAACTATTGCTAGCCTCATATTAAcataatctatataataatagtaaaacgaTACACAGGTATTAGAGGTGGTATTTCGTATTGAcatgtaagattataggataatctctcaCAATACtacatatcaaattttttttattttttaaataaaaaataaaaatataaatagtatgataaaaaataaagaatattttaaatctatctatactggtataatttatataataatagtaaaatagtAAACCGATACACAGATATTAAAGGTAACATTTCGCTTTCACACATAGGATTACAGGATAATCTCTCGCAACGCCAcgtgtcaaattttattttttattttttattttttaaataaaaaataaaaacataaatagtatgataaaaaaaataaaagatattttaaatctatctatatctatataatcTATGTAATAATAGTAAAATAGTAAAGTGATATACATGTATGGCATTTCATGTTGATACataggattataggataatctctcgCAATGCCATatgtcaagttttttttttattttttaattaaaaaataaaaatataattagtatgataaaaaaataaaagatattttaaatctatctatataataatagtaaagcgataTACATATATTAAAGGTGGCATTTTATATTGACATGtaagattataagataatatCTTGCAATGCCACatctcatattttatttatatatatacatttatattttttaaataacatATAAAAGCATAAATAATAtgataacaaaataaaaaatattttaaatcagtctatatctatataataatctATATATAATAATAGCAAAGTGATACACAGGTATTAAAGATGGCATTTCATGTTGATATGTAAGATTATAGGTCAATCACTCGCAACGCCACATGTCaagttttttttaatatttttaaataaaaaataaaaataaaaatagtatgataaaaaataaagaatattttaaatctatcaatatctatataataattgTAAAGCGATACATCAATATTTGGGGTGGTACTCTGCATTGACACATAAGATTATAAGATCATATCTTACAATGCCACGTGTTAagtattattttcttatttttatattttttttaaaaataaaagtataaatagtgtgataaaaaataaaaaatattttaaattattatatgtgtgtgtagacacacacacatatatatctatatatatatgtgtgtgtgtgtgtatgtatgtgtgtgtatagtatgtatacatacatacatatatatatatatatatatatatatatatatatatatatatatatatatatatatatatatatatatatatatatatgtatacatactatatatacatatacatacatacatacatatatatgtatgtatgcatgtatgtatatatatacacacacatatacatatacacatgtacacacatacatacacacatacatacacacacacacacacacacacacatatatatatatatatatgtatgtatgtatgtatgtatgtatgtatacacacatatacatatacacatgtacacacatacatacacatatacatacatacacacacacacatatacatacatacatacatatatatatacacacacacatgcatatccacacacacacacacacatatatatatatgtatgtatgtatatatatacacacatatacatatacacatgtatacacatacacacacacatacatacacacacatgtggggagaaattcagtgcaggggtaaaatgataattttaaaacttttttaaaatcacgattttacagcgaaaaaatattaattaatctaattaattaacataaatttatcctacactaggatctaaatatgatatatagcatgcatgtatttaaatttgaaattcaaatttgaacagtaaatactttactgtaatgtgttcagaacacaatacctttgtgcgggtagtagatcgccacaatctgatcactgtcgggagaatctgatcatcgcgatgcagccacacagtatgtctgacctctgcggatcgtccacacgaagctcccggtctgatcgactcctcacgagtgctagctcgttgtagagcccttttgacggtcgatgctgatcgaactccttcgatcgatgtctatcgattcttcggatgctccagatcgtcaacagacgtgcttgagaggatgttgaagatctccctgagattttgtgggctcacgacactcgtagctcactttctcacttcccgaaccccaagctaaaactctaaggaactcaccggaaaccttgcacccacttttctttcttttctttctttttctcttggaagggtatggacttccttctcacgcacaagacttctcacaccccagaatttttctccaaaaatcttcttcttgcacgccccactcttctcctccttttataacaacgtcaaacgtcttatccaaaagaaaggataaagatgagtaattgcacatttgaattcaaatcaaattttgaattcaaatggacaccaactcatcccttatccactaaaggcgtgaggcatggcttaaattgtgtatggagtgatttcatgaaaaaat
Above is a genomic segment from Elaeis guineensis isolate ETL-2024a chromosome 1, EG11, whole genome shotgun sequence containing:
- the LOC109505240 gene encoding uncharacterized protein, which encodes MEKEENDGSVTITITTTTTNSVHPPHVPPSKKRSGLSLFRAALFTVRRNHQPDKKAHVNANAPDYPAETHSIWRSFLCGMRPLHLQQLEDCPSLLPHPQLVERELFHDTPLPPPSPGCSDDGMSRYASAEDLQALDKSKDGDDDEEDATSESRNSHSIDMRADEFIARFYEQMRLQRLDSCSDQDD